The Moorena producens PAL-8-15-08-1 genomic interval ATTGCTATAATATATTTACTGGTAAACAAAGCCGAAAATGCTGGTTTGTCAGCAAAACACTCTTAAAAAAAAGACCAAGAAAACAGAGCGGCAGGGCAGTCCGTTCTTAAAGCCCAGCGCCTCCTAAGGGATGCCCGGATTGGCTGGGAAGCCTACACTGAACTCGTTCGCGGAGCGGCTCTGTAAGAGCAGAGTCAGTGTAGGAGCTGTCACTATCGCTAGATCCTAAATTTAGATTTTACGGCGATCAGCCCACACTCTAGCGATTAGGGGGAGTGTGGGAGATGTCGCATTTAATGATATATTGTACTAGCACTATTAATGCTTGAATCACAGAATCTCGTTGATTGGCATTGAGGCTGACCATCGGGGGTCGATTGCTTTCATCCACAAAGCCCAACGCGATCGCTACATCCTCTTGGGACCAAGCTCCTTCACAATCGACATGGGTTAGACCAATCACTAGGGGAATTTTCACACGCTGTCCCATAAAACTGAGCAGGCGACGGGAAGAGCTAAACTGACTGGGACGATGGGCATCAACAAGGAGTATGTAAGCATGCGCTTTCCGAATCAGGATGTCCCACATGAAATCAAAGCGAGACTGTCCTGGAGTACCATATAAATGTAGCGCCATATCTTGAGCAAATTGCAAACGCCCAAAGTCCATCGCTACTGTAGTTTTTTGCTTAATTTTAGTTGTCACGTCCGTTGCTAGGCAATCTGTATCCACTACATCAATTTCGCTAACCGAGCGAATGAAAGAGGATTTTCCAGCACCCACGGCACCGG includes:
- a CDS encoding GTP-binding protein, which encodes MRLVVTGAVGAGKSSFIRSVSEIDVVDTDCLATDVTTKIKQKTTVAMDFGRLQFAQDMALHLYGTPGQSRFDFMWDILIRKAHAYILLVDAHRPSQFSSSRRLLSFMGQRVKIPLVIGLTHVDCEGAWSQEDVAIALGFVDESNRPPMVSLNANQRDSVIQALIVLVQYIIKCDISHTPPNR